In Beutenbergia cavernae DSM 12333, the DNA window GAGCTGCGGGCAGCCGGTGCGCGGGTCCTCACCGAGGCGCACGAGGAGCCGTGGGGCCAGACGACGGCGCGGGTCCAGAGCCCCGAGGGTCTGCTCGTCGGCGTGACGTACACGCCGTGGATGCACCGCGAGGCGGGCGGGGAGGTTACGCCGGTGGAGTAGCGGCGTCGTCCTTCGGCGGGTCGGGCGCCGAGCCTGCCGCCGCCCGGGCCAGCACGCTGTGCCGGTAGGAGTAGCCGAGGTAGATCGCGACCCCGAGGGCGAGCCACGCGAGGAACCGCAGCCACGTCAGCGTCGTCAGGTTCGTCATCAGCCACAGGCAGGCGACGCCGGACACGATGGGCAGCACCGGCGACCACGGGACGCGGAACGACCGCTTGAGGTCGGGCCGCCTCCGGCGCAGCACCGGGATGCCGAAGGAGACGAGCACGAACGCCGACAGCGTGCCGATGTTGATCATCTCCTCGAGGAGCTCGACCTGGGCGAGCCCGGCGATCAGCGCCACGACGATCCCGGTGCCGATCTGCAGCCGCACGGGCGTGTGGAACCGCCGCGAGGTGCGCGAGACGCCGCGCGGGAGCAGGCCGTCCCGGCTCATCGCGAACACGACACGGGTGAGTCCGAGCAGCAGCACCATGATCACCGTCGTCAGGCCGATGAGGATGCCGACGGAGATCACCCGCCCCGCCCAGTCGGCGCCCACGAGGATGAACGCCGTCGTCAGCGACGGGGAGTCGCTCGCCGCGAGCTCCCGGTAGGACACCATGCCGGTGACCACCAGCGTCACGAGCACGTACAGCACCGTCACGATCGCGAGCCCGCCGAGGATGCCCCGCGGGATGGCGCGCTGCGGCTCCCGGGTCTCCTCCGCCGTCGTCGCGACCACGTCGAACCCGATGAACGCGAAGAACACGAGCGCGGCCCCGGCAAGGATCCCGAGCGTCCCGTACATCGAGGGCTCGAGCCCCGTGAGGAACCCGAACAGCGGTTGCTCGACGTTCGACCGCTCCGGCGCGGGCTCGGCGGGCGGGACGAACGGGGAGAAGTTCTCCAGCCGGACGTACGCGAACCCGGCGACGATGACGAACAGCGTGATGCCGACCTTGATGATCGTGAACACCGAGTTCACGCGCGTCGAGAGCTTGGTGCCGATCGCGAGCAGGGCCGTGAAGACGGCGACGATGAACACCGGTCCCCAGTCGAGCGCGACGCTGCCCACGTGCACGGTGGTGGGCACGTCGATCCCGAAGAGCGAGAACGCGTCGCCGAGGTAGACACCCCAGAACTTCGCGATCACCGCGGCGGCGAGGAGCATCTCGAGGATGAGGTCCCAGCCGATGATCCACGCGACGAACTCCCCCATCGTCGTGTAGGAGAACGTGTAGGCGGACCCCGCGACCGGGATCGTGGAGGCGAACTCGGCGTAGCACATCACGGCGAGCGCGCACACGACCGAGGCGATGAGGAACGAGACGATGACGGCGGGTCCCGCGTAGTTCGCTGCCGCGTTCGCCCCGACGGAGAAGATCCCCGCACCGACGGCGACGGCGACGCCGAGCACCGCCAGGTCCCAGGCGGTCAGGTCCCGTTTGAGCGAGCGCTCCGGGTCGTCGACGGACGCGAGCGCGTCCTCGATCGGCTTGCGTCGCAGGAAGCCTCGTCCCTCTGCCTGCGTCGTCCCTGCCCCGGTCGCCCCTGACATGCCTGCCATCGCACCAGACTCGGGCGCGGTGCGCCTCCGGGGCGGATCAGGCGGGCGGCGTCGGCCCGGCGACCGACGTGTCGGCCGGAGCGCGCTCCCGCCGGCTCCCGACCAGGAACGGCACGGACAGCGCCTGCACGATGGCCCCGAGCGCGAGCGACGTCGGGTATCCGTACAGGTCGGCGGCCCGCCCGAGTGCGGGCTGGATGACGACGCCGCCGCTGCTCCCCATGAGCGAGTCGAACGAGAGCACCGTCGCCCGTTGCCGCGACGGGATGAGGTCGTTGAGGTAGGCCTGCCGCACCGGCATCTCCGCGGCCCCGATGAGGGCCCAGAGCACGAGGAGCACCAGGGCGACCCAGAACACGTCGGTGACGCCGAGGAGCGCCAGGATGACGGCGGTCACCACCGCGCCGGCGATGAGCACCGTGGTGCGGCGGCGGACCAGGGCGCGCACGCGAGGCGCCGCGTACCCGCCCAGGACCTGCGCGCCGGCGATCGCCGCCGCCGCGAGCCCGGCCACCGAGTAGGCGCCGGGGTCGCCGTACAGCTCGAGGAGGTACGGCTGGAGCGCGTAGAACGTGTAGAAGCCGACACCGGAGGCGAACGGGGCGGCCAGCATGATCCACCGCACCGGGGGGTTGCGCAGCCCGTGCTCGATCGACGCCGACAGGGTGGCGCGGACCTCCTGCCACGGCCCGGCGGACCGCTCGGGCGCGAACCCCAGGTCGCGCATCAGGGCGTAGGCCACGACGAACATCGCGAGCAGCACGCCGACGCGGAGCAGGAACGGCACGCCCAGCGACGTGGCCTGCGCGATCACCCCACCCGCGACGGAGCCTCCGAGCATCGCCACACCCGAGACCATCGCCCCGCGCCCGAAGACCGTCTCGAGGGCGCCGTCGTAGCCCGTGTGGTGCAGCGCGTCGACGAGCCAGGCCTCGACCGCCCCGGAGAAGAACGTGAACCCGAGGCCGAGCAGCGCCGAGACCACCGCCCACGCCCAGAACGGCGCCCCCACCTGCCACATGAGGTAGTACAGCGCCGTCGTCGCCGCGAGCGTCACGGTGCCGAGCAGGTAGGACGTCCGCCGGCCGCGCGTGTCGGCGACGACGCCGGTGGGCACCTCGAACAGCACCATGCCCACGGTGAAGAACGCGTTCGCGCCGAACGCCTCGAAGTTCGTGAGGCCGGCGTCGAGGAGGAAGAGCGTGTTGATGCCCCAGATGAACGACGCGGCCAGCGTGTTCCCGAGCATGAGCGTGAGGTACACGCCCTGCACGCGGCGGGCCTGCGGATTCATGGCACGGGGTCTCCCCTCCGGCGGGCGCGCGCCGCCACGGCGCGGCACCCACCGGAGAGAACCTACGCCCGACCGCCGACGACGACGCCCGTCTCGCGCGCATCCCGCCGGGAGACCACGTGCACCGGGCCGACGAGGCGCACGGACGCCGTCGTCTCCTTGTCCGCGCACGAGGCACCCACCCAGAGCTCGACGTCCCCGGGCTCGACGACGCGCACCAGGTCCCGGTCCGAGAAGGCCAGCCGCGCCGTCGGGACCCGGAAGGTGACCTCGACCTCCTCGCCCGGCTCCAGCTCCACGCGCGCGAACCCGACGAGCTGCGCCACCGGGCGGGTCACCGAGGCGACGGGGTCACGCGCGTAGAGCTGGACGACGTCCTGGCCGTTCCGCGCACCGGTGTTGGCCACGCGCACGCGGGCCTCGACGACGCCGTCCGTCGGCACCTCGGCGGGCGTGGTGAGGTCCTCATGGGCGAACGTCGTGTACGACAGGCCGAAGCCGAAGGGCAGCGCGGGCGCCGTCGGGACGCTCGAGACCTCCGTGTCGCCACCGAGCGGCGGGTGCAGGTACGTGGCCGGCTGCGAACCCGCCGATCGCGGCAAGCTCACGGGGAGGCGCCCGGACGGCATGACGGCGCCGGAGAGGATCCTCGCGAGAGCGCCGGCGCCCTCCTCCCCGGGGAAGAACGCCTGCACGACGGCGCCGCACGCCTCGAGCGCCCAGCCGACGGCGTACGGCCGGCCGGTGAGCAGCACGAGCACCGTCGGCGTCCCTGTCGCGACGACCGCCTCGACCAGGACGCGCTGCACGCCGGGGAGCTCGAGGTCGTCGGTGTCGCAGCCCTCGCCGACGGTGCCGCGGCCGAACAAGCCCGACGAGTCGCCGACGACGACGATCGCCACGTCCGCGTCGCTCGCCGCCGCCACGGCTGCGCCGAGCCCGCCGGCGTCGTCGGGCAGGCTCCCCGCCACCGTGCACCCCGGCACGTGGGTGACGTGCGCCGTCGGCCACTGCGCGCGGACCGCCTCGAGAACGGTCGGGACGTCGATGCCCAGCTCGAGGCCCCGATGGTGCGGCAGCACGTGGTTGACGAACGCGTAGCAGCCGAAGAGCGCCTCGACGCGGTCCGCGTTCGGCCCGACGACGGCGACCCGCGCCGGTGCAGCGAGCGGCAGCGTCCCGTCGTTCGCGAGCAGCACGGCCGAGCGTTCGGCGAGGCGTGCCGCGATCCTGCGGTGGCCCGGCGGGTCGAGGTCGACCGGATCGTCGCGCTCGTCGGCCGCCGGCGCCTCGAACAGGCCGAGCTCGGCCTTCTGGCGCAGCACCCGCTCGACGGCGCGGTCGACGAGCGCCACGTCGAGGAGGCCGCCCTCCACCCGCGCCGCGAGCGGTTCTAGGTAGGCGTCGCCCGTGGGCAGCTCGACGTCGACCCCGGCCGCCAGGGCCAGGGCGGCGGCCTCGCCGAGGTCGGCGGCGACGCCGTGGAGGCGGTGGAGGAACGCCACCCCGAAGTAGTCGGCCACGAGCGTGCCCGCGAAGCCCCACCGCTCGCGCAGCAGGTCGGTGAGCAGCCGGGGGTCGGCGGCGACGGGCACGCCGTCGATCTCCGCGTACGAGTGCATGACGGAGCGGGCGCCGCCGTCGAGCACGGCCATCTCGAACGGGACGAGCAGCACGTCCGCCACCTCGCGCGGACCGGCCGCCACGGGCGCGAAGTTGCGCCCCGCCGTCGACGCCGAGTACCCGACGAAGTGCTTGAGGGTGGCGATCACGCCGGCCGACTGCAGTCCGCGCACGTAGGCGGTGCCGAGGGTGCCGACCAGGAACGGGTCCTCGCCGAGGCACTCCTCGACCCGCCCCCACCGCGGGTCGCGGACGACGTCGAGCACCGGCGCCAGGCCCTGGTGGACGCCCAGCTCGCGCATCGAGGTACCGATCGCCGTGGCCATCTCGGTCACGAGCGCCGGATCGAACGCCGCGCCCCAGGCCAGCGGCGTCGGGAAGGACGCCGCCCGCCACGCGGCCAGCCCCGTGAGGCACTCCTCGTGCACGATCGCGCCGACGCCGGTGCGCGCGACCAGGTCGCGCTGGACCTCGCGCAGCCAGCGCCGCCGCTCGACGGCGGCCACCGGCCGGGTGCCGTAGACCCGGGTCAGGTGCCCGAGCCCGTGCCGCGTCGCGTGCGGGAGGCCGTCGAGCTCACCCATCGCCCCCTGCATCGGTGCGACGACGCCGTCGTCGCTGTCGGCCCAGTAGCCGACCAGCTGGGCGAGCTTCTGCTCGAGCGTCATCTGCGCCAGGTGCGCAGCGATCCGCTCGGCGGCGCCGGCGGAGGGCGCGCCGACCTCGAGGTCCGTCAGCTCCGTCATCTCCCCTGGCCCCTCAGCCCTTGACCGCACCCTGGAGGCCGTTGACGATCCGGCGCTCCATCACGAGGAAGAACACGAGAGCCGGGATCATCGCGAGCGACGTGAACGCGAGCACGCCGGCGGTGTCCGCGGCGTGCTCGGTGGAGAAGTCGGCGACGCCGAGCGGCAGCGTCTTCGCCACCGGGTCGTTGAGGATCAGCAGCGGGAGGAGGTACGCGTTCCACGAGGCGACGAACGCCAGGACGCCGACCGTCACGAGTCCGGGACCGGAGAGCGGCAGCAGGATCCGCCAGAAGAAGCCGACGCGCGTCGCGCCGTCGATGAGCGCCGCCTCCTCGATCTCCGTCGGCAGGGCCGCGAGGAACGGGCGGAGGATCACGATCGTCAAGGGCAGCGCGAAGGCCGCCTGCGGCAGGGCGACGCCCCAGAAGGAGTTGTCGAGCTGCAGGTCCCGCACCATGAGGAACAGCGGGATGATCGCGACCGTGATCGGGAACAGCAGGCCGAGCGTGAAGATGCCGAACAGCGCCTCCCGCCCGCGGAACCGGTAGCGGGCGAGCGGGTACGCGGCCATCACGCCGAACAGGGAGCCGACGGCGGTGGTGACGATCGCGATGACGGTCGAGTTGAGCGCGTACCGCCAGAAGCTCCCCGACGTCAGCACGCCGGCGTAGTTGCTCCACACCCAGGGGTCCGGCATGCCGACGGGATCGCTCGCCAGCTGCGCGTTGCTCCGGAACCCGCCGAGGACGGCGTAGATCACCGGCCCCAGCGTCACGGCGACGACGACGAGAGCGATCGCGTACACGGCGGGATTTCCGCCGGAGAACGTCCTGCGCGTCATCGCCCCACCTCCGTCTCAGGCCGCCGTTCCGAGCGCGGCCGCAGGACGAAGGTCTGGTACAGCGCGGCGAGGACGAACGAGATGCCGAACAGCAGGACGGCGACGGCGGAGGCGTAGCCGTACAGGCTGCGGTCGGTGCCCTGGCTGATGAGGTACGTCGCCATCGTCGTCGTCGAGTTGGCCGGTCCACCCGCGGTGAGGATCCACACCATGTCGAACTGCTGGAGCGAACCGATCATCGACAGGAACACCCAGGTGCGGATCGTCGGGCTGAGCAGCGGGACCGCGATCCGCCGCTGCACCTGCCACCAGGAGGCGCCGTCGATCTGCGCCGCCTCGTACAGCTCCTCGGGCACGCCCTGGAGCCCGGCGAGCATGAGGATCACCGCGAGACCCAGGTACTTCCACGTGAGGACGACCATCACCGTGTAGAGGGCGACGTCGGGATCCCCGAGCCACAGCTGCACCACGCCGCCGAGCCCGATCGACTCGAGCAGCGCGTCGATCGCGCCGTTCGGCTGCAGGAGCATGAACCAGACGACGCTCGCGACGACCTCCGCGAGCACGTACGGCACGAAGATGATGACGCGCAGCGCCGTCCGGCCCCGGATCTCGCGGTTCAGCAGGAGCGCGATGCCGAGGCCGAGCGGCAGCTGGATCAGGATCGACAGGACGACGATCGTGAGGTTGTGACCCACGGCGCCGCGGAAGACCTCGTTCCCCAGGGCGCTCGCGTAGTTCGCCAGGCCGACGAAGTCGTCCATCGGACCCAGGCCGTTCCAGTCGTACAGCGAGTAGCGGCCCGCCTGGACGACGGGGACGACCAGGAACACGGCGAACAGCACGAGGGCGGGCGTGACGAAGAAGAGGATCTCCAGCCGCGTGCGCCACGGCGTGCGGAGCCGGCGCCGCGATCCCGGGCCACGGGCCGCCGCCGACCGGGCGCGGGCCCGGTCGGCGGCGGGGCCGTGGTCGGTCACCGCTGTCATGCGGTGCCGGCGGCCGACTGGATGGCGTCGACGATGTCCTGCGGCGACGCATCTCCGGCGAACATGAGGCCGATGGCGTCGTTCATGGCCCCGCCCACGTTCTCGCCGAACGCCGTGTCGAGGTAGAGCTGGACGTACGGCGCGGAGTCGCGCACCGTCAGGAGGTCGGCGAGCGCCGGGTCGGCGACGGAGCCGCTCGCCGCCTGGTTGGTGGGCAGGCCCATCGAGTTCTCGGCGAACCCGATCTGCACGTCGTCCGAGAGCAGGTAGGAGATGAAGTCCACGCACTCGGGCGGGGCGTCGGCGGAGCAGGCCCACGCGTCGCCGCCGCCGAGCGTGGCCGCGGGGTCACCCTCGCCGCCGTCGACCTGCGGGAACGGGAACCAGCCGGTGTTCTCGCCGAGTCCCAGCTGGTCCTCCGTGAGGCCCTGCATGACGCCCGGCTCCCAGTGCCCGGCGAGCTCCATCGCGACCTGGCCCGTGGCCAGGAGCGCCGACGCGCTCGTCGGTCCGGACTGCGCGGGCGTGGCAAGGAACCCCTCGTTGAAGGGCTCGGTCCCGATCAGGTGCTCGAGGTCCTCGCCCGCGCGCAGGAAGCACTCGTCCGAGAAGTCCAGGGACGTCACAGCCTCGCTCAGCACGTCCTGGGCGCACTGCCGCACCGCGAAGTAGTACCAGAAGTGCGCCGCCGGCCACAGGTCGCCCGCCCCCACGGAGACGGGCGCGATGCCAGCGTCCCGGAGCGCCGAGACGGCGTCGTCGAACTCGTCCATCGTGGTCGGGGCCTCCGTGATCCCGGCCTGCTCGAAGAGTTCCGTGTTGTACCAGAAGCCCACGACGCCGACGCTGAACGGCAGCGCGTACGTCCGCCCGTCCACCTGCCAGCCGGCGACGGAGCCGCCGACGGTCTCGACCGCGTCGGCTGCGACGTCGGTGAGGTCCATGGTGAGCTCGGCCTCGACGTGGTCGGCGAGCTCGCCGCCGCCCCGCTCCATGTAGACGTCCGGGGTGTCGCCGGTCTGGAAGGCCGCGTCCAGCTTCGTGAGCATGTCCTCGTGCTGGAGGGCCTGGATCTCGATCGTGACGCCGGGATGGTCGGCCTCGTAGTCGGCGGCGGCCTGCTCGTAGAAGCCGCGGCCGGGCTCGTTGTTGGAGTTGTGCCACCAGGTCAGGGTGACGTCGGCGCCCTCGCTCGCCTCGCCGGTGCTGCCCTCGTCCGATCCGCCGCTGCACGCGGCGGCCAGGAGGGCGATGCTCGCTCCGAGCGCCACGGCGGACGCCATTCGCGTGGGGTGCTTCATGGGTCTGCTCCTCGGTCGTCGTTGACGGATGACGGCGAGTCTGACAGCGGTGCCGACGAGGCGTCAATCGTTATCGATAACGATTTCGAGACGATGGTTCGCCACGGGTACGACGGCGTCGCCCCGGCGTCGTCACGCGGGTACGTTGCTCTCGTGACGACGCAAGGACGGGTGACGATCGCCGACGTCGCGGCGCGTGCCGGCGTCTCCGTCGCGACCGTCTCGAAGGTGATCAACTCGCGCTACGGGGTCGCCGAGGCGACGGCGCTCGTCGTCCGCGAGGTCATCGATGATCTCGGGTACGAGTCCAGCCTCGTCGCGCGGAGCCTGCGCAGCCACCGCACGAACGTCCTCGGGATCCTCGTCGCGGAGTTCGAGCCGTTCAGTGCCGAGCTGCTCAAGGGTGCGTCGAGCGCCGTCGCGGGCACCGGCTACGAGCTGCTCGCGTACTCGGCGGGTGGGCGCGCGGACGGGAACGCCGGGTGGGAGAGGCGGTCGCTCTCCCGCCTGTCCGGGACGCTCATCGACGGGGCGATCCTCGTGACCCCGACGGTCGTCGACGTGCAGCAGGGCGTCACCGTCGTCGCCGTCGACCCCCACACCGGACCTTCGCACCTGCCGACGATCGACTCCGACAACCTCGCCGGCGCCGTCCGCGCCACCGAGTACCTTCTCGCGCTCGGCCACCGTCGGATCGGGTTCCTCGGCGGCCGCACCGACCTCGAGTCCGCCCGGCTGCGCGACGAGGGATTCCGGCAGGCGATGGCAGCCGCCGGCGTCGCCGTCGACCCCGGGCTCGTCCGCGTCGGCGGGTACCGGCGCGAGACGGCCGAACCCGTCGCGCGAGAGCTCCTCGCCGGGCCGGGCCGGCCGAGCGCCGTGTTCGCGGCCAACGACATCTCCGCGATCGCCACGATCGACGCCGCGCGGGAGCTCAACCTGAGCGTCCCCGCCGATCTCTCCGTGATCGGGTTCGACAACGTGCCCGAGTCGGCGCTGACGACGCCGCCGCTCACCACCATCGCTCAGCCCATCCAGGAGATGGGCGCCCAGGCACTGCGCGTGCTCGTCGAGGCCCTGACCGGTGGCGAGGTGCCGGCGCACGTCCGCCTCCCGACGGCGCTGGTCGAGCGGGCGTCGTGCGCGCCGCCCGCACGGCCCGCCTGACCGGCCTTCTTAGCCGGCCTGGCCCTGGCGGATCACTCGAGCGCCGATCCCGCGTCCGCGGTCGCGAGTGCTCGCCGGGCGTCCTCGAGTCCCGTCGCGTTCGCGCCTGGGTCCGGGGCACCGGTCCGAACGTCCATGGTGCACCGCCAGGCGAAGTAGGCGGCCTGGACGCACCACCGCAGGCGGCGGAACGTGTGGAGCCCCTCGGCGACCTCGGCCGCGCGGCCCGGACCCGCCCCGGCGAGATAGGCGGCCACGACGTGCTCCGGGGCGCCGGCGTACATCACGGCGGACGCGACGTCGTACAGGACGGGCCCGACCATCGCGGCGCCCCAGTCGATGAGCGCGACGGTCCCGTCCGCCTGCCTCAGGAACGCCTCGGGAGCCGGGTCGCCGTGCAGCGAGGCCCAGGTCAACGGCCGTCGCGACGTCAGGTGCACGACGTCGTCGAGACCGGCCTGGACGGCCGGCCGGATCCAGGGCTCGAGGTCGAGGTGGTCGTCGAACTGCGTCACGACCTCGAGCCACCGCACGAGGTCTCCGGCCGGCGCGGGGGCGAGCTCGTGCACCCGGGCGAGCGTCGCACCGATCTCCGACTGGTCCTCCGGCCCGCCGGCCAGCGGAGTCCCGTCCACGTACCGCAGCACGGCGAGCTGCTGCTCGCCAACGCGCTCGACCAGCCGGCCGCCGAGGCTCGGGACGGGTGCTCCCGTGATCAGCCCGCCCGCGTCCAGCCGTCGCGCCAGCTCCAGCCCGGCGCCGAACGCGCCGTCCGAGAGCCCGACCGCCTTCGCCACGAAGGCACGCCCTCCGCTGCGGATCCGCCAGGTCAGCGAGTTCATCCCCAGGTCGAGCGGCTCGACGGCGTCGACCTCCACGCCCCACCGGGTGCGCAGCAGGCCGGGGACGTCCACGTCGCGATCGTGCCAACGTCCGCCCACCCGGCGCGACCGAATACTCGGCCTGTGCCCCCTCCGTCGGGCTCCGCTCAAGCACCGACCGTGCGGTTAGTCCCCCGAACCCCCGGCCTCCCGGGACCAACCACACCCTCGAAGCGAGGGCGGACTCCGCCCAGGCACCGACCGTGTGGTTGGTCCCCCGAACCCCAGCCTCACGGGACCAACCACACGGTCGGAATGAGGGCAGGCCCGGCCCAAGCACCGACCGTGCGGTTGGTCCCCCGAACCCCCGACTTCGCGGGACCAACCACACGGTCGGAGAAGGGCGGACGCGCGCCACGTCAGTACGCGGGACGGTGGGTCCGCACCTGCTCCGGCCACGCGAGCGTGATGCCGAGCGTGTCGGTGAGCAGGGCCTGGTAGTCGGCGAGCTCGACGGCGTCCGCGCGCACCTTCCGCGGGGCGATCCCGCGGTCGAGGCTGAACGCGGCGAGCGCACCGACCGCCTCTCCGATCGACCACTCCACCGGGTGCAGCCGGTACGCGCCGTTCGTGATGTGCGTCGTGCCGATGTTCTTGCACGCGGGCAGCAGATTCTCGACCCGCACCGGCAGGAGCGACCCGAGCGGGATCTGGAACGGGAAGCTCGCCACGTCCACGTACGTGCGCCCCGCCGTCGACGGATGCAGGTCGATCCGGTAGTGCCCGATCCCGACGGCGTCGGCGAAGAGCGCCGAACCGGCGTCGATCCCGCGGGCCTCGGTGCCGACGTGCTGCTCGAGCACCGTGAACTCGGCTCGGATGCGCCGCGCCTCGCGGATGTAGGCCGCCTTCGCCAGGCCGTCCGCCGTGCCGGCGACGTCCGGGCGCAGCCGCAGGCCGGGGTAGCCGGTGCCGCCGTCCTCGCGCGGTGCGTCCGTCTGCATCCAGTACAGGAACGCGAGCGAGAGGTCGCGGCTCGCCTCCAGGGCGCGCGCGGCCTCGGAGTCGCTGACGCCGAGCAGGGGCGCCTCCCAGTAGTCGATCTGCGGCCAGTTCACGACCGACACCTCACGGATGCCCGACCGGGCGTCGAACACCTCGGAGCTGAGGATCCGCCGGTAGGCCCACAGGTCGAACGGCACGCCCTCGGTCGGCGCCGACATGAAGATCGGGCGGTCGCGGAGTCTCAGGGACACCGGCTCGACGTCGGTCCAGGACAGCTGCGGGCCCGGCCAGAACGGCGCGACGTGGCTCGCCCAGTGCGAGTACGACGCCGGCCGGTCGA includes these proteins:
- a CDS encoding FAD-dependent oxidoreductase — encoded protein: MTERSTEVLVVGGGLGGVAAALTAARLGRRVVLTEETDWLGGQLTAQLVPPDEHAWIETDVVSPSYADLRTRIRDYYRRAYPLTPEAAVDPMLNPGRGKVSRLCHEPRVAVAVLDELLAPWRASGAIDVLMGYVPVAVHTDGDVVEAVTLRDAAGDELTVTAPYVVDATELGDLLELGGVEHVVGAESRDETGELHAPAQADPLDQQAVSWCFALEHRPGEDHTIDRPASYSHWASHVAPFWPGPQLSWTDVEPVSLRLRDRPIFMSAPTEGVPFDLWAYRRILSSEVFDARSGIREVSVVNWPQIDYWEAPLLGVSDSEAARALEASRDLSLAFLYWMQTDAPREDGGTGYPGLRLRPDVAGTADGLAKAAYIREARRIRAEFTVLEQHVGTEARGIDAGSALFADAVGIGHYRIDLHPSTAGRTYVDVASFPFQIPLGSLLPVRVENLLPACKNIGTTHITNGAYRLHPVEWSIGEAVGALAAFSLDRGIAPRKVRADAVELADYQALLTDTLGITLAWPEQVRTHRPAY